A window of the Chrysemys picta bellii isolate R12L10 chromosome 24, ASM1138683v2, whole genome shotgun sequence genome harbors these coding sequences:
- the SRCIN1 gene encoding SRC kinase signaling inhibitor 1 isoform X5, with the protein MISADDAEYPREYRTLGNGTRRFSNVGLVHTSERRHTVIAAQSLEALTGLQKAEMDRKRDAFMDHLKNKYPQHALAIRGQQDRIRDQQPNYWSFKTRSSRHSQGSQPALADQAKLSFASAESLETMSEAELPIGFNRMNRFRQSLPLSRSTSQTKLRSPGVLFLQFGDETRRVHITHEISSMDTLHALIVHMFPQKLTMGMLKSSNTAILIKDESRNVFYELEDVRDIQDRSIIKIYRKEPLYASFPASHITNGDLRREMVYTSRESSPTRRLNSMSPASHLTSGSPPPVLQSSSPSRSRMSYSGGRPPSYAGSPVHHGERLSNLPPAAGVSPSPSAILERRDVKPDEDLAGKNMVLMKNEGLYADPYGMVHEGRLSITSTQSLAGMGDPFAYAGGLYKRGSVRSLSTYSAAALQTELEDSLYKPNAQIYSDTYGPSLGFRMPPSSPQKMADGRLVDVQQGQSPHSPYSGPPSRSSPVRQSFRKDSCSSVFMDSPVSKPRNPSSSGPPELFPGPGDRPLSGFGPPVPAKDTETRERMEAMEKQIASLTGLVQSALLRGSEGETPSEKTDATNGGTPPSAPASRSCTGTPIPAPSYPSATSTPAGQPTAITRLHMQLHLHDLQQNASDLRNQLQQLKKLQLQNQETVKTMLRRTETEISVRVTDTMRKQEDPLQRQRSLVEEERLRYLNEEELITQQLNDLEKSVEKIQKDNHRLVPVQELEEKAMVLKQLGETLTELKAHFPSLQSKMRVVLRVEVEAVKFLKEEPHRLDGLLKRCKTVTDTLAQIRRQVDESVWAPSNNLSQSPKKVASEIDFSKGLDFEVPTSPPMNLHDLTASTDTLGTPGFGQSGPQPPKSNNPSRAPEMVPAKTQTGPETPGRRSADKAVSVEAAERDWEEKRAALTQYSAKDINRLLEETQAELMKAIPDLEFATKHKQAAGSAASTPEHKPSKPQHAQKATAKIDPNGRRGSDELTVPRYRTEKPSKSPPPPPPRRSFPSSHGLTTTRTGEVIITSKKDSSFMKKAESEELEPQKPQVKLRRTVSEVTRPASTPPIIASAIKDDDEEDRIIAELEVFQRSSGSPFIPKFRCDRLAAAVSPAPADLWPNGAALAAEGWKAAAASQPDAGTDSSRQLSVQEPASPASPTVPLPQIVLTEWVSDPPSPEAELEVASETGSHPCTNQSSNREVGMEGSPPVEPTQAMAETERNLEGLGLLSSSPENQAEREENSLIQVPSGFLEQTLSAPGSSQASPIQPGGAPEGERAFLVTNPPTQSLSKDEGNALVEEGGEKVGTLNAGEEGSCETMAYGPVVRVEDKPLIDLLKEPADPELGSEKVSSITDEGSKAAVGFHGDVSEPKARRTNPSSERMPPTSEDPSGASKQAQREDLTGCPVSKCPTPRPRSFPGKDPNHQVSEQLTIQPTEEYFHASRFSEHRATSGRRTLDQLADGEETKAASNTGGSPAEREQEPDLEGKTKEEMSPLGFASLSSHEICECTYQRLDSLEETIRELEMTINEINIHPSAEFLFRTELLGQLGSQDDRGLKEGLGDLEHSCWHARTVDSGQGEADAPRRSSLSGTKPPLLPKPQLPLDSPKSGGVSIPAMKMVNPASRLKQTQQGSPDKSKHIKQRMEYMRIQGQQQSAKNFTPPVLRASSNEDSAQRQHLPCLVQGGPEQKQKAVDGGRKGVGGKRLLKTPQKPSDLTVNATPFFFP; encoded by the exons ACAAGAAGTTCGCGGCactcccagggctcccagcccgccCTGGCCGATCAAGCCAAACTCTCCTTCGCCTCGGCCGAGTCCCTGGAAACCATGTCTGAAGCCGAGCTGCCCATTGGATTCAACAGGATGAACCGGTTCCGGCAGAGCTTGCCTTTGTCCCGCTCCACCAGCCAAACCAAGCTCCGGTCGCCAG GGGTCCTTTTCCTGCAGTTCGGGGACGAGACGAGGCGCGTCCACATCACCCACGAGATCAGCAGCATGGACACGCTGCACGCCCTCATCGTCCACATGTTCCCCCAGAAGCTCACCATGGGGATGCTGAAATCGTCCAACACCGCCATCCTGATCAAGGACGAGTCGCGCAATGTCTTCTACGAGCTGGAGGACGTCCG GGACATCCAGGACAGAAGCATCATCAAAATCTACCGCAAAGAGCCCCTCTacgcctccttcccagcctcgcACATCACCAATGGGGACCTGAGG CGGGAGATGGTTTACACCTCCAGGGAGTCGTCCCCCACCCGCCGGCTGAACAGCATGTCCCCCGCTTCCCACCTCACCTCTGGCTCCCCTCCGCCCGTGCTCCAGTCTTCCTCCCCGTCCCGCTCCCGCATGTCCTACAGCGGCGGGCGCCCGCCCTCCTACGCCGGCAGCCCCGTGCACCACGGCGAGCGCCTCTCCAACCTGCCGCCCGCCGCGGGCGTGTCGCCCAGCCCCAGCGCCATCCTGGAGCGCCGGGACGTCAAGCCGGACGAAGACCTGGCCGGCAAGAACATGGTGCTGATGAAGAACGAGGGGCTGTATGCCGACCCCTACGGCATGGTGCACGAGGGGCGGCTCAGCATCACCTCCACGCAGTCCCTGGCCGGCATGGGCGACCCCTTCGCCTACGCCGGGGGGCTGTACAAACGGGGCTCGGTCCGCTCCCTCAGCACCTACTCGGCAGCCGCCCTGCAGACAGAGCTGGAGGACAGCCTGTACAAGCCCAACGCCCAGATCTACAGCGACACCTACGGGCCCAGCCTCGGCTTCCGCATGCCCCCGTCCTCCCCGCAGAAGATGGCCGACGGCCGGCTGGTGGACGTCCAGCAGGGGCAGAGCCCTCACAGTCCCTACTCGGGGCCGCCCAGCAGGTCCTCACCTGTCCGCCAGTCCTTCCGCAAAGACTCCTGCTCCTCGGTCTTCATGGACAGCCCCGTCAGCAAGCCCCGCAACCCCAGCTCCTCGGGGCCCCCCGAACTCTTCCCAGGCCCCGGGGATCGACCCCTATCAGGGTTCGGTCCTCCCGTGCCCGCCAAGGATACGGAAACAAG GGAACGGATGGAAGCCATGGAGAAGCAGATTGCCAGCCTGACGGGGCTGGTGCAGAGTGCGCTGCTCCGGGGCTCCGAGGGCGAGACCCCCAG CGAGAAGACGGACGCCACCAACGGAGGGACACCCCCGTCAGCAC CCGCCAGCCGGAGCTGCACGGGGACTCCGATCCCCGCCCCCTCGTACCCCTCCGCCACCAGCACCCCAGCCGGGCAGCCGACGGCCATCACCCGCCTGCACATGCAACTGCACCTCCACGACCTGCAGCAGAACGCCAGCGACCTCCGCAACCAACTGCAGCAGCTGAAGAAGCTGCAG CTGCAGAACCAGGAGACGGTGAAGACGATGCTGCGGCGGACGGAGACAGAGATCAGCGTGCGGGTGACGGACACCATGCGCAAGCAGGAGGACCCCCTGCAGCGTCAGCGCAGCCTGGTGGAGGAGGAGCGGCTCCGCTACCTGAACGAGGAAGAGCTAATCACCCAGCAGTTAAA CGACCTGGAGAAGTCGGTGGAGAAGATCCAGAAGGACAATCACCGGCTGGTTCCtgtgcaggagctggaggagaaggcCATGGTGCTTAAACAGCTGGGGGAGACGCTGACCGAACTGAAGG CTCACTTCCCCAGCCTGCAGAGTAAGATGCGGGTGGTGCTGCGGGTGGAGGTGGAGGCTGTGAAGTTCCTCAAGGAGGAGCCGCACCGGCTGGATGGCCTGCTGAAGCGCTGCAAGACCGTGACAGACACCCTCGCCCAGATCCGCAG GCAAGTGGATGAGAGCGTGTGGGCTCCGTCCAACAACCTGAGCCAGTCCCCGAAGAAGGTGGCATCAGAGATCGATTTCAGCAAGGGTCTGGATTTCGAGGTCCCCACCAGCCCCCCGATGAACCTCCATGACCTGACCGCCTCCACAGATACCCTGGGCACGCCGGGCTTCGGGCAGagtggcccccagccccccaagagCAATaacccctcccgggctccggagaTGGTGCCGGCCAAGACCCAGACGGGCCCCGAGACTCCCGGCAGGAGGAGCGCGGACAAGGCCGTGTCCGTAGAG GCCGCCGAGCGGGACTGGGAGGAGAAGAGGGCAGCGCTGACCCAGTACAGCGCCAAGGACATTAACCGCCTCCTGGAGGAGACCCAGGCCGAGCTCATGAAGGCCATCCCCGACCTGGAGTTTGCCACCAAGCACAAGCAGGCCGCCGGCAGCGCCGCCTCCACGCCTGAGCACAAGCCCTCCAAGCCGCAGCACGCACAGAAAGCCACCGCCAAAATCGACCCCAATGGCCGCCGGGGCTCAG ACGAGCTGACAGTCCCCAGGTATCGGACCGAGAAGCCCTCGAAATCGCCGCCTCCCCCCCCTCCTCGCCGGAGCTTCCCTTCCTCCCACGGGCTGACCACCACCCGCACCGGCGAGGTGATCATCACCAGCAAGAAGGACTCGAGCTTCATGAAG AAGGCAGAGTCggaggagctggagccccagaagCCCCAGGTGAAGCTGAGGCGGACCGTGTCGGAGGTCACCAGGCCCGCGTCCACCCCACCCATCATCGCCTCCGCCATCAAGGACGACGACGAGGAGGACCGGATCATCGCCGAGCTGGAG GTGTTTCAGAGAAGCTCTGGCTCCCCATTTATCCCCAAGTTCCGCTGCGACCGGCTCGCGGCCGCCGTCTCCCCCGCTCCCGCAGACTTGTGGCCCAATGGGGCCGCGCTGGCAGCCGAAGGATGGAAG GCTGCAGCGGCCAGCCAGCCCGATGCTGGAACagactccagccgccagctgtcaGTCCAG GAACCGGCCTCTCCAGCCAGCCCGACTGTCCCCCTCCCTCAGATTGTGCTCACCGAGTGGGTGTCTGACCCGCCTTCGCCTGAAGCCGAACTGGAGGTGGCTTCAGAAACAGGCAGCCATCCGTGCACTAACCAGTCCAGCAAcagagaggtgggaatggaaggATCTCCACCTGTAGAGCCTACACAGGCCATGGCGGAAACCGAGAGAAACTTGGAGGGGTTGGGGCTCTTGTCAAGCAGCCCTGAGAACCAGGCTGAAAGAGAGGAAAACTCTCTCATCCAGGTGCCATCTGGTTTCTTAGAGCAGACTCTGTCGGCGCCAGGGAGCAGCCAAGCCTCACCCATCCAGCCTGGAGGTGCTCCAGAAGGAGAGAGAGCATTCTTAGTAACAAACCCCCCGACCCAGTCTCTGTCAAAGGATGAAGGGAACGCCTTGGTtgaggagggaggagaaaaggttGGGACGTTGAACGCCGGAGAGGAAGGCAGCTGCGAGACTATGGCCTACGGGCCAGTTGTCCGTGTGGAGGACAAACCCCTCATCGATCTCTTGAAAGAACCCGCGGACCCCGAATTGGGTTCCGAGAAGGTTTCCTCCATCACTGACGAAGGGTCTAAAGCGGCCGTGGGATTTCACGGCGATGTCTCAGAACCCAAAGCCAGGAGAACCAATCCAAGCTCGGAGAGGATGCCCCCCACTTCTGAAGACCCCAGTGGGGCTAGCAAGCAGGCGCAAAGGGAAGACCTCACTGGCTGTCCAGTCTCAAAGTGTCCAACACCAAGACCAAGATCTTTCCCAGGCAAAGATCCAAACCACCAGGTGTCTGAACAACTCACAATACAGCCTACTGAGGAGTACTTCCATGCTTCGAGATTCAGTGAGCATAGAGCCACCTCTGGACGGAGAACCCTAGACCAACTTGCAGATGGAGAGGAGACCAAGGCAGCCTCGAATACTGGAGGGTCCCCagcagagagagagcaagaacCGGACCTAGAAGGCAAAACCAAAGAGGAAATGTCTCCTCTCGGCTTTGCAAGTCTAAGCAGCCACGAGATTTGTGAATGCACGTACCAAAGACTGGACAGCCTTGAAGAAACTATCCGTGAGCTGGAGATGACCATTAATGAAATCAATATCCACCCGTCAGCTGAATTTCTATTCCGGACAGAGCTGCTAGGACAGCTGGGGTCTCAGGACGACAGAGGGCTAAAGGAGGGCTTGGGGGATCTTGAACACAGTTGCTGGCATGCCAGGACCGTGGATTCAGGACAGGGTGAGGCTGATGCTCCCAGGAGGTCATCTCTGAGCGGGACCAAGCCGCCTCTGCTACCCAAGCCACAGCTTCCGCTCGACAGTCCTAAG AGCGGCGGGGTTTCCATTCCAGCCATGAAGATGGTGAATCCGGCCTCCAGGCTGAAGCAGACCCAGCAGGGAAGTCCGGACAAAAGCAAACACATCAAGCAGAGAATGGAATACATGAGAATCCAGGGACAACAGCAG
- the SRCIN1 gene encoding SRC kinase signaling inhibitor 1 isoform X4, translating into MSIDRDNRRVVKRRPIPGHALDRDPERTSTHMISADDAEYPREYRTLGNGTRRFSNVGLVHTSERRHTVIAAQSLEALTGLQKAEMDRKRDAFMDHLKNKYPQHALAIRGQQDRIRDQQPNYWSFKTRSSRHSQGSQPALADQAKLSFASAESLETMSEAELPIGFNRMNRFRQSLPLSRSTSQTKLRSPGVLFLQFGDETRRVHITHEISSMDTLHALIVHMFPQKLTMGMLKSSNTAILIKDESRNVFYELEDVRDIQDRSIIKIYRKEPLYASFPASHITNGDLRREMVYTSRESSPTRRLNSMSPASHLTSGSPPPVLQSSSPSRSRMSYSGGRPPSYAGSPVHHGERLSNLPPAAGVSPSPSAILERRDVKPDEDLAGKNMVLMKNEGLYADPYGMVHEGRLSITSTQSLAGMGDPFAYAGGLYKRGSVRSLSTYSAAALQTELEDSLYKPNAQIYSDTYGPSLGFRMPPSSPQKMADGRLVDVQQGQSPHSPYSGPPSRSSPVRQSFRKDSCSSVFMDSPVSKPRNPSSSGPPELFPGPGDRPLSGFGPPVPAKDTETRERMEAMEKQIASLTGLVQSALLRGSEGETPSEKTDATNGGTPPSAPASRSCTGTPIPAPSYPSATSTPAGQPTAITRLHMQLHLHDLQQNASDLRNQLQQLKKLQLQNQETVKTMLRRTETEISVRVTDTMRKQEDPLQRQRSLVEEERLRYLNEEELITQQLNDLEKSVEKIQKDNHRLVPVQELEEKAMVLKQLGETLTELKAHFPSLQSKMRVVLRVEVEAVKFLKEEPHRLDGLLKRCKTVTDTLAQIRRQVDESVWAPSNNLSQSPKKVASEIDFSKGLDFEVPTSPPMNLHDLTASTDTLGTPGFGQSGPQPPKSNNPSRAPEMVPAKTQTGPETPGRRSADKAVSVEAAERDWEEKRAALTQYSAKDINRLLEETQAELMKAIPDLEFATKHKQAAGSAASTPEHKPSKPQHAQKATAKIDPNGRRGSDELTVPRYRTEKPSKSPPPPPPRRSFPSSHGLTTTRTGEVIITSKKDSSFMKKAESEELEPQKPQVKLRRTVSEVTRPASTPPIIASAIKDDDEEDRIIAELEVFQRSSGSPFIPKFRCDRLAAAVSPAPADLWPNGAALAAEGWKAAAASQPDAGTDSSRQLSVQEPASPASPTVPLPQIVLTEWVSDPPSPEAELEVASETGSHPCTNQSSNREVGMEGSPPVEPTQAMAETERNLEGLGLLSSSPENQAEREENSLIQVPSGFLEQTLSAPGSSQASPIQPGGAPEGERAFLVTNPPTQSLSKDEGNALVEEGGEKVGTLNAGEEGSCETMAYGPVVRVEDKPLIDLLKEPADPELGSEKVSSITDEGSKAAVGFHGDVSEPKARRTNPSSERMPPTSEDPSGASKQAQREDLTGCPVSKCPTPRPRSFPGKDPNHQVSEQLTIQPTEEYFHASRFSEHRATSGRRTLDQLADGEETKAASNTGGSPAEREQEPDLEGKTKEEMSPLGFASLSSHEICECTYQRLDSLEETIRELEMTINEINIHPSAEFLFRTELLGQLGSQDDRGLKEGLGDLEHSCWHARTVDSGQGEADAPRRSSLSGTKPPLLPKPQLPLDSPKSGGVSIPAMKMVNPASRLKQTQQGSPDKSKHIKQRMEYMRIQGQQQAARSSKEASGLSETSSPVSEKNTPGRTSIPVLTSFGARNSSISF; encoded by the exons ACAAGAAGTTCGCGGCactcccagggctcccagcccgccCTGGCCGATCAAGCCAAACTCTCCTTCGCCTCGGCCGAGTCCCTGGAAACCATGTCTGAAGCCGAGCTGCCCATTGGATTCAACAGGATGAACCGGTTCCGGCAGAGCTTGCCTTTGTCCCGCTCCACCAGCCAAACCAAGCTCCGGTCGCCAG GGGTCCTTTTCCTGCAGTTCGGGGACGAGACGAGGCGCGTCCACATCACCCACGAGATCAGCAGCATGGACACGCTGCACGCCCTCATCGTCCACATGTTCCCCCAGAAGCTCACCATGGGGATGCTGAAATCGTCCAACACCGCCATCCTGATCAAGGACGAGTCGCGCAATGTCTTCTACGAGCTGGAGGACGTCCG GGACATCCAGGACAGAAGCATCATCAAAATCTACCGCAAAGAGCCCCTCTacgcctccttcccagcctcgcACATCACCAATGGGGACCTGAGG CGGGAGATGGTTTACACCTCCAGGGAGTCGTCCCCCACCCGCCGGCTGAACAGCATGTCCCCCGCTTCCCACCTCACCTCTGGCTCCCCTCCGCCCGTGCTCCAGTCTTCCTCCCCGTCCCGCTCCCGCATGTCCTACAGCGGCGGGCGCCCGCCCTCCTACGCCGGCAGCCCCGTGCACCACGGCGAGCGCCTCTCCAACCTGCCGCCCGCCGCGGGCGTGTCGCCCAGCCCCAGCGCCATCCTGGAGCGCCGGGACGTCAAGCCGGACGAAGACCTGGCCGGCAAGAACATGGTGCTGATGAAGAACGAGGGGCTGTATGCCGACCCCTACGGCATGGTGCACGAGGGGCGGCTCAGCATCACCTCCACGCAGTCCCTGGCCGGCATGGGCGACCCCTTCGCCTACGCCGGGGGGCTGTACAAACGGGGCTCGGTCCGCTCCCTCAGCACCTACTCGGCAGCCGCCCTGCAGACAGAGCTGGAGGACAGCCTGTACAAGCCCAACGCCCAGATCTACAGCGACACCTACGGGCCCAGCCTCGGCTTCCGCATGCCCCCGTCCTCCCCGCAGAAGATGGCCGACGGCCGGCTGGTGGACGTCCAGCAGGGGCAGAGCCCTCACAGTCCCTACTCGGGGCCGCCCAGCAGGTCCTCACCTGTCCGCCAGTCCTTCCGCAAAGACTCCTGCTCCTCGGTCTTCATGGACAGCCCCGTCAGCAAGCCCCGCAACCCCAGCTCCTCGGGGCCCCCCGAACTCTTCCCAGGCCCCGGGGATCGACCCCTATCAGGGTTCGGTCCTCCCGTGCCCGCCAAGGATACGGAAACAAG GGAACGGATGGAAGCCATGGAGAAGCAGATTGCCAGCCTGACGGGGCTGGTGCAGAGTGCGCTGCTCCGGGGCTCCGAGGGCGAGACCCCCAG CGAGAAGACGGACGCCACCAACGGAGGGACACCCCCGTCAGCAC CCGCCAGCCGGAGCTGCACGGGGACTCCGATCCCCGCCCCCTCGTACCCCTCCGCCACCAGCACCCCAGCCGGGCAGCCGACGGCCATCACCCGCCTGCACATGCAACTGCACCTCCACGACCTGCAGCAGAACGCCAGCGACCTCCGCAACCAACTGCAGCAGCTGAAGAAGCTGCAG CTGCAGAACCAGGAGACGGTGAAGACGATGCTGCGGCGGACGGAGACAGAGATCAGCGTGCGGGTGACGGACACCATGCGCAAGCAGGAGGACCCCCTGCAGCGTCAGCGCAGCCTGGTGGAGGAGGAGCGGCTCCGCTACCTGAACGAGGAAGAGCTAATCACCCAGCAGTTAAA CGACCTGGAGAAGTCGGTGGAGAAGATCCAGAAGGACAATCACCGGCTGGTTCCtgtgcaggagctggaggagaaggcCATGGTGCTTAAACAGCTGGGGGAGACGCTGACCGAACTGAAGG CTCACTTCCCCAGCCTGCAGAGTAAGATGCGGGTGGTGCTGCGGGTGGAGGTGGAGGCTGTGAAGTTCCTCAAGGAGGAGCCGCACCGGCTGGATGGCCTGCTGAAGCGCTGCAAGACCGTGACAGACACCCTCGCCCAGATCCGCAG GCAAGTGGATGAGAGCGTGTGGGCTCCGTCCAACAACCTGAGCCAGTCCCCGAAGAAGGTGGCATCAGAGATCGATTTCAGCAAGGGTCTGGATTTCGAGGTCCCCACCAGCCCCCCGATGAACCTCCATGACCTGACCGCCTCCACAGATACCCTGGGCACGCCGGGCTTCGGGCAGagtggcccccagccccccaagagCAATaacccctcccgggctccggagaTGGTGCCGGCCAAGACCCAGACGGGCCCCGAGACTCCCGGCAGGAGGAGCGCGGACAAGGCCGTGTCCGTAGAG GCCGCCGAGCGGGACTGGGAGGAGAAGAGGGCAGCGCTGACCCAGTACAGCGCCAAGGACATTAACCGCCTCCTGGAGGAGACCCAGGCCGAGCTCATGAAGGCCATCCCCGACCTGGAGTTTGCCACCAAGCACAAGCAGGCCGCCGGCAGCGCCGCCTCCACGCCTGAGCACAAGCCCTCCAAGCCGCAGCACGCACAGAAAGCCACCGCCAAAATCGACCCCAATGGCCGCCGGGGCTCAG ACGAGCTGACAGTCCCCAGGTATCGGACCGAGAAGCCCTCGAAATCGCCGCCTCCCCCCCCTCCTCGCCGGAGCTTCCCTTCCTCCCACGGGCTGACCACCACCCGCACCGGCGAGGTGATCATCACCAGCAAGAAGGACTCGAGCTTCATGAAG AAGGCAGAGTCggaggagctggagccccagaagCCCCAGGTGAAGCTGAGGCGGACCGTGTCGGAGGTCACCAGGCCCGCGTCCACCCCACCCATCATCGCCTCCGCCATCAAGGACGACGACGAGGAGGACCGGATCATCGCCGAGCTGGAG GTGTTTCAGAGAAGCTCTGGCTCCCCATTTATCCCCAAGTTCCGCTGCGACCGGCTCGCGGCCGCCGTCTCCCCCGCTCCCGCAGACTTGTGGCCCAATGGGGCCGCGCTGGCAGCCGAAGGATGGAAG GCTGCAGCGGCCAGCCAGCCCGATGCTGGAACagactccagccgccagctgtcaGTCCAG GAACCGGCCTCTCCAGCCAGCCCGACTGTCCCCCTCCCTCAGATTGTGCTCACCGAGTGGGTGTCTGACCCGCCTTCGCCTGAAGCCGAACTGGAGGTGGCTTCAGAAACAGGCAGCCATCCGTGCACTAACCAGTCCAGCAAcagagaggtgggaatggaaggATCTCCACCTGTAGAGCCTACACAGGCCATGGCGGAAACCGAGAGAAACTTGGAGGGGTTGGGGCTCTTGTCAAGCAGCCCTGAGAACCAGGCTGAAAGAGAGGAAAACTCTCTCATCCAGGTGCCATCTGGTTTCTTAGAGCAGACTCTGTCGGCGCCAGGGAGCAGCCAAGCCTCACCCATCCAGCCTGGAGGTGCTCCAGAAGGAGAGAGAGCATTCTTAGTAACAAACCCCCCGACCCAGTCTCTGTCAAAGGATGAAGGGAACGCCTTGGTtgaggagggaggagaaaaggttGGGACGTTGAACGCCGGAGAGGAAGGCAGCTGCGAGACTATGGCCTACGGGCCAGTTGTCCGTGTGGAGGACAAACCCCTCATCGATCTCTTGAAAGAACCCGCGGACCCCGAATTGGGTTCCGAGAAGGTTTCCTCCATCACTGACGAAGGGTCTAAAGCGGCCGTGGGATTTCACGGCGATGTCTCAGAACCCAAAGCCAGGAGAACCAATCCAAGCTCGGAGAGGATGCCCCCCACTTCTGAAGACCCCAGTGGGGCTAGCAAGCAGGCGCAAAGGGAAGACCTCACTGGCTGTCCAGTCTCAAAGTGTCCAACACCAAGACCAAGATCTTTCCCAGGCAAAGATCCAAACCACCAGGTGTCTGAACAACTCACAATACAGCCTACTGAGGAGTACTTCCATGCTTCGAGATTCAGTGAGCATAGAGCCACCTCTGGACGGAGAACCCTAGACCAACTTGCAGATGGAGAGGAGACCAAGGCAGCCTCGAATACTGGAGGGTCCCCagcagagagagagcaagaacCGGACCTAGAAGGCAAAACCAAAGAGGAAATGTCTCCTCTCGGCTTTGCAAGTCTAAGCAGCCACGAGATTTGTGAATGCACGTACCAAAGACTGGACAGCCTTGAAGAAACTATCCGTGAGCTGGAGATGACCATTAATGAAATCAATATCCACCCGTCAGCTGAATTTCTATTCCGGACAGAGCTGCTAGGACAGCTGGGGTCTCAGGACGACAGAGGGCTAAAGGAGGGCTTGGGGGATCTTGAACACAGTTGCTGGCATGCCAGGACCGTGGATTCAGGACAGGGTGAGGCTGATGCTCCCAGGAGGTCATCTCTGAGCGGGACCAAGCCGCCTCTGCTACCCAAGCCACAGCTTCCGCTCGACAGTCCTAAG AGCGGCGGGGTTTCCATTCCAGCCATGAAGATGGTGAATCCGGCCTCCAGGCTGAAGCAGACCCAGCAGGGAAGTCCGGACAAAAGCAAACACATCAAGCAGAGAATGGAATACATGAGAATCCAGGGACAACAGCAG